From a region of the Nocardioides ginsengisegetis genome:
- a CDS encoding bifunctional YncE family protein/alkaline phosphatase family protein has product MRTLPTTAAGLAAGLVAGLLVWQVAGADGTEHVTPYSTTGQYAEGVSLVSGRLITPVGERTELGDFPVAIALSPDGTVAAIANSGQGEGAPSQTDEGIQIVDVASGRVLQTVHDHETDQPTFYESGLAWSADGTHLYATGGGNDQVYDYAWDGHQIMMVQRWKSSLRAGAPTVDGSQNGGIPGTAPLVGDAAAYSRGLDVLPDGSAVLVTNEQGSTVAALSTENGTLLWETPLGGPGQPGGAYPEAVTVSKDGATAYVAAQGLNAVVGLDTATGAVTSTTPVGDHPVSMALDGPGKSLYVANANDDSLTVLDVTGPAPSEVTQVSTHLIKGEANGSTPDAVAVDDATHTVYVGNAGDNAVMVLRGAGKDLHTVGAIPTGWYPSALATATHGKLLVASAKGLGGAPIRSHAQYIANHRHGLLTSVERPSAATLAAWTAKAQHNLRYPSTTSRLRPAGSPIPTLRNAGRSPIKHVVMIVRENRTFDQVFGDLTRRDADVEPSYTEFGRVDDHARTVTPNIHALAKRFALSQNFYSDGEASIQGHHWTAEGVSSDYTEMSYLHYYSSRNHPYDPTAPIVYPRCGAVFQQLARQGKTFRNFGELVGLSTAQVPTTKVAPGSRCGTPGGAYDEQSAASFDPNLGANLSLTSVSDVDKEQEIEAALDPLVQTDQLPQFMYAVLGNDHTDGTSAGKKTPAAHVATNDLAVGRFVDYLSHTPQWKSTAVFIVEDDSQDGLDHRDGHRNILAVASPYAKRGALSSLHISQASVLHTIELILGLDPLSSYTQYSAVPYDLFTSKPDFAPYTFHTPTYPMDKKNPDAKPGSAASVPIDLSSIDVAGPMLEAQIWESVHPGVPMPPALIAELRAAGGLKEEALRAWARGEPCSCRPLLPGLVVAPGMGDLDD; this is encoded by the coding sequence ATGCGCACCCTCCCCACCACCGCCGCCGGCCTCGCCGCCGGCCTCGTCGCCGGCCTGCTCGTCTGGCAGGTCGCCGGCGCCGACGGCACCGAGCACGTGACCCCCTACAGCACCACGGGCCAGTACGCCGAGGGCGTCAGCCTCGTCTCCGGCCGGCTCATCACGCCGGTGGGGGAGCGCACCGAGCTGGGCGACTTCCCGGTCGCCATCGCGCTCTCGCCCGACGGCACCGTCGCCGCGATCGCCAACAGCGGTCAGGGCGAGGGGGCCCCGTCCCAGACGGACGAGGGGATCCAGATCGTCGACGTCGCGAGCGGCCGGGTGCTGCAGACGGTCCACGACCACGAGACCGACCAGCCGACGTTCTACGAGTCCGGGCTGGCGTGGAGCGCCGACGGCACGCACCTCTACGCCACCGGTGGCGGCAACGACCAGGTCTACGACTACGCCTGGGACGGCCACCAGATCATGATGGTCCAGCGCTGGAAGAGCTCCCTGCGGGCCGGTGCGCCGACGGTGGACGGCAGCCAGAACGGCGGCATCCCCGGCACGGCCCCGCTCGTCGGCGACGCCGCCGCCTACAGCCGCGGCCTCGACGTCCTGCCCGATGGCAGCGCGGTCCTGGTCACCAACGAGCAGGGCTCCACGGTCGCCGCCCTCTCCACCGAGAACGGCACCCTGCTCTGGGAGACGCCGCTCGGTGGCCCGGGCCAGCCCGGCGGCGCCTACCCCGAGGCCGTCACCGTGTCGAAGGACGGCGCCACGGCGTACGTCGCCGCCCAGGGCCTCAACGCCGTCGTCGGCCTCGACACGGCCACCGGCGCGGTCACCTCGACGACCCCCGTCGGCGACCACCCGGTCTCGATGGCGCTCGACGGCCCGGGGAAGAGCCTCTACGTCGCGAACGCCAACGACGACTCGCTCACCGTCCTCGACGTCACCGGCCCCGCTCCCAGCGAGGTCACCCAGGTCTCGACGCACCTCATCAAGGGCGAGGCCAACGGCTCCACCCCGGACGCGGTGGCCGTCGACGACGCGACCCACACCGTCTACGTCGGCAACGCCGGCGACAACGCGGTGATGGTGCTGCGCGGCGCCGGGAAGGACCTGCACACCGTCGGCGCGATCCCCACCGGCTGGTACCCCTCGGCCCTGGCGACCGCCACCCACGGCAAGCTCCTCGTCGCCTCGGCCAAGGGCCTCGGTGGGGCGCCGATCCGCAGCCACGCGCAGTACATCGCCAACCACCGGCACGGCCTGCTGACCTCCGTCGAGCGTCCCTCTGCGGCCACCCTCGCCGCGTGGACCGCGAAGGCGCAGCACAACCTGCGCTACCCGTCGACGACCTCGCGCCTGCGGCCCGCCGGCTCGCCGATCCCGACGCTGAGGAACGCGGGGCGCAGCCCGATCAAGCACGTCGTGATGATCGTGCGGGAGAACCGGACCTTCGACCAGGTCTTCGGCGACCTCACGCGGCGCGACGCGGACGTGGAGCCGTCGTACACGGAGTTCGGTCGGGTCGACGACCACGCCAGGACGGTCACGCCCAACATCCACGCGCTGGCGAAGCGGTTCGCGCTGTCGCAGAACTTCTACAGCGACGGCGAGGCGAGCATCCAGGGCCACCACTGGACCGCCGAGGGCGTCTCGAGCGACTACACCGAGATGAGCTACCTGCACTACTACTCCTCGCGCAACCACCCCTACGACCCGACCGCGCCGATCGTCTACCCCCGCTGTGGCGCGGTGTTCCAGCAGCTCGCCCGGCAGGGCAAGACCTTCCGCAACTTCGGCGAGCTGGTGGGCCTCTCGACCGCCCAGGTGCCGACGACCAAGGTCGCGCCGGGATCGCGGTGCGGCACCCCCGGAGGCGCCTACGACGAGCAGTCGGCCGCGAGCTTCGACCCCAACCTCGGCGCCAACCTCTCCCTGACGTCGGTCTCCGACGTCGACAAGGAGCAGGAGATCGAGGCGGCCCTGGACCCGCTGGTGCAGACCGACCAGCTGCCGCAGTTCATGTACGCCGTCCTCGGCAATGACCACACCGACGGGACGTCGGCGGGCAAGAAGACGCCGGCGGCGCACGTGGCCACCAACGACCTCGCGGTCGGGCGGTTCGTGGACTACCTGTCGCACACGCCGCAGTGGAAGAGCACCGCGGTGTTCATCGTGGAGGACGACAGCCAGGACGGCCTCGACCACCGCGACGGCCACCGCAACATCCTCGCCGTGGCGTCGCCGTACGCGAAGCGGGGCGCGCTCTCCTCGCTGCACATCAGCCAGGCATCGGTGCTGCACACGATCGAGCTGATCCTCGGCCTGGACCCGCTGTCGTCGTACACGCAGTACTCCGCGGTGCCCTACGACCTGTTCACCTCGAAGCCGGACTTCGCGCCCTACACCTTCCACACCCCGACCTACCCGATGGACAAGAAGAACCCGGACGCGAAGCCGGGCTCGGCCGCGTCGGTCCCCATCGACCTGAGCTCCATCGACGTCGCCGGGCCGATGCTCGAGGCGCAGATCTGGGAGTCGGTGCACCCGGGCGTCCCGATGCCCCCGGCGCTCATCGCGGAGCTGCGGGCGGCCGGCGGCCTCAAGGAGGAGGCCTTGCGGGCCTGGGCGCGTGGCGAGCCGTGCTCGTGCCGGCCGCTGCTGCCGGGTCTCGTGGTCGCCCCGGGCATGGGGGACCTCGACGACTGA
- a CDS encoding acetaldehyde dehydrogenase (acetylating) — MVSTSSTTERLTAAIVGPGNIGTDLMYKLLRSDSIEPRWMVGVDPSSEGLRLASALGLEATHEGVDWLLKQDELPDLVFEATSAYVHREYAPRYEEAGIRAVDLTPAAVGPAVIPPVNGEAHVGAMNVNMITCGGQATIPMVAAVSRAATVSYAEIVASVASVSAGPGTRANIDEFTRTTSRGVEEIGGAQQGKAIIILNPADPPMIMRDTIFCAVPPDADRDAIVTSVLAMEKAVQAYVPGYRLLQEPQIDDPSPATRGQTKVSIFVEVEGAGDYLPPYAGNLDIMTAAATQVGENIARSLAARSMA; from the coding sequence ATGGTCTCGACAAGCTCGACCACCGAGCGGCTGACCGCCGCCATCGTCGGCCCCGGCAACATCGGCACCGACCTGATGTACAAGCTGCTGAGGTCCGACTCGATCGAGCCACGCTGGATGGTCGGCGTCGACCCCAGCAGCGAGGGGCTCCGGCTCGCCTCCGCGCTCGGCCTGGAGGCGACCCACGAGGGCGTCGACTGGCTGCTCAAGCAGGACGAGCTGCCCGACCTGGTCTTCGAGGCGACGTCGGCCTACGTGCACCGGGAGTACGCCCCTCGCTACGAGGAGGCGGGCATCCGCGCGGTCGACCTGACGCCCGCGGCGGTCGGCCCGGCCGTCATCCCGCCGGTCAACGGCGAGGCCCACGTCGGCGCGATGAACGTCAACATGATCACCTGCGGCGGCCAGGCCACGATCCCGATGGTGGCGGCGGTCTCGCGGGCGGCGACGGTCTCGTACGCCGAGATCGTGGCGTCCGTCGCCAGCGTCAGCGCCGGCCCGGGCACGCGCGCCAACATCGACGAGTTCACCCGCACGACGAGCCGGGGCGTCGAGGAGATCGGCGGAGCCCAGCAGGGCAAGGCGATCATCATCCTCAACCCGGCCGACCCGCCGATGATCATGCGCGACACGATCTTCTGCGCCGTGCCGCCCGACGCCGACCGGGACGCGATCGTCACGTCCGTGCTCGCGATGGAGAAGGCCGTGCAGGCCTACGTCCCGGGCTACCGGCTGCTCCAGGAGCCCCAGATCGACGACCCGTCCCCGGCCACCCGCGGCCAGACGAAGGTCAGCATCTTCGTCGAGGTCGAGGGTGCCGGCGACTACCTCCCGCCGTACGCCGGGAACCTCGACATCATGACCGCCGCCGCCACGCAGGTCGGCGAGAACATTGCTCGATCCCTGGCAGCAAGGAGCATGGCGTGA
- a CDS encoding 2-keto-4-pentenoate hydratase, translating into MLSDEVRRDVAAALAVAERDRRPIPPLRETHPGIDVVDAYEIQLLNIRRRLATGATVRGHKVGLSSEAMQQMMGVDEPDYGHLLSDMAVSQDRPVSAGHYCFPRVEVEVGFVLGADLPGEGCTEDDVLAATEAVAPAIELIDSRITDWDIRICDTIADNASSAGYVLGPERVGPADLDLRAIQARLLRNGEQVAAGRSDAVLGNPVTAVAWLARKVATFGVTLQAGHVILPGSVHRAIDVRPGDDFEAVFDGLGSVRLSFTD; encoded by the coding sequence ATGCTCTCCGACGAGGTACGCCGAGACGTCGCCGCGGCCCTGGCCGTCGCCGAACGCGACCGGCGGCCGATCCCGCCGCTGCGCGAGACGCACCCCGGGATCGACGTCGTCGACGCCTACGAGATCCAGCTGCTCAACATCCGCAGGCGGCTCGCGACCGGGGCGACGGTGCGCGGCCACAAGGTCGGTCTCTCCTCGGAGGCCATGCAGCAGATGATGGGCGTCGACGAGCCGGACTACGGCCACCTGCTCTCCGACATGGCCGTCTCGCAGGACCGCCCGGTCAGCGCCGGCCACTACTGCTTCCCGCGGGTCGAGGTCGAGGTCGGCTTCGTCCTCGGCGCGGACCTGCCCGGCGAGGGCTGCACCGAGGACGACGTCCTCGCCGCGACCGAGGCCGTCGCGCCGGCCATCGAGCTGATCGACAGCCGCATCACCGACTGGGACATCCGGATCTGCGACACCATCGCGGACAACGCCAGCTCGGCCGGCTACGTGCTCGGCCCGGAGCGGGTCGGGCCCGCCGACCTCGACCTGCGCGCCATCCAGGCGCGGCTGCTCCGCAACGGCGAGCAGGTCGCGGCCGGCCGCTCCGACGCCGTCCTCGGCAACCCGGTCACCGCCGTTGCGTGGCTGGCCCGCAAGGTCGCGACGTTCGGCGTGACGCTCCAGGCGGGGCACGTGATCCTGCCGGGAAGCGTGCACCGCGCGATCGACGTACGTCCCGGCGACGACTTCGAGGCGGTCTTCGACGGTCTCGGCAGCGTCCGCCTCTCGTTCACGGACTAG
- a CDS encoding DinB family protein produces the protein MTDAKETLGHYLQGARDALVWKLEGLSEYDVRRPLTPTGTNLLGLVKHSAGVELIYFGETFGRPSGIDLPWYTPGADRNADMFATPEEGRDWVVDLYRRAWKHADETFAACDLETVGNVRHWGGEAVTLHRMLVHVATETHHHAGHADILRETVDGAAGFLRTSSNLPGDDYDWAAHVAQVQASADAFR, from the coding sequence ATGACGGACGCGAAGGAGACCCTCGGCCACTACCTCCAGGGCGCGCGCGACGCGCTCGTGTGGAAGCTCGAGGGGCTGAGCGAGTACGACGTACGCCGCCCGCTCACCCCGACCGGCACCAACCTGCTCGGTCTCGTGAAGCACTCGGCCGGTGTGGAGCTCATCTACTTCGGCGAGACCTTCGGGCGACCCAGCGGGATCGACCTGCCGTGGTACACCCCGGGAGCCGACCGCAACGCCGACATGTTCGCGACTCCCGAGGAGGGCCGCGACTGGGTCGTGGACCTCTACCGCCGGGCCTGGAAGCACGCGGACGAGACCTTCGCCGCCTGCGACCTCGAGACCGTCGGGAACGTGCGCCACTGGGGCGGCGAGGCCGTGACGCTCCACCGGATGCTGGTCCACGTCGCGACCGAGACCCACCACCACGCCGGCCACGCCGACATCCTGCGCGAGACCGTCGACGGCGCGGCCGGGTTCCTGCGGACCAGCAGCAACCTGCCCGGCGACGACTACGACTGGGCGGCCCACGTCGCGCAGGTGCAGGCCTCCGCGGACGCCTTCCGCTGA
- the dmpG gene encoding 4-hydroxy-2-oxovalerate aldolase: MNNLARTWSDDLDLRLTDTCLRDGSHHKRHQFTATEVHDIVEALDASGVPVIEVTHGDGLGGSSFNYGFSRTPEQELIRIAAETAKHARIAFLMLPGVGTKDDIRAAQDNGGQICRIATHCTEADVSRQHFTLARELGLETVGFLMMSHTQPPEVLAQQARIMVDAGCQCVYVVDSAGALVMEQTADRVAALVAEIGHEATVGFHGHENLGLGVANTVIAARAGATQIDGSVRRFGAGAGNTPLEAFVGVCDKLGWRTGIDFLTIVDASEDVIRPAMPEECQLDRMTLMMGYAGVYSSFLKHAGNAADRYGVSGAKILLEAGRRKLIGGQEDQLIDIALMLKAEQDKAAANA; the protein is encoded by the coding sequence GTGAACAACCTGGCCCGGACCTGGTCCGACGACCTCGACCTCCGCCTCACCGACACCTGCCTGCGCGACGGGTCGCACCACAAGCGCCACCAGTTCACCGCGACCGAGGTGCACGACATCGTCGAGGCGCTCGACGCCAGCGGCGTGCCGGTCATCGAGGTGACCCACGGCGACGGGCTGGGCGGGTCGAGCTTCAACTACGGCTTCTCGCGCACGCCCGAACAGGAGCTGATCCGGATCGCGGCCGAGACCGCGAAGCACGCCCGGATCGCCTTCCTGATGCTGCCCGGCGTCGGCACCAAGGACGACATCCGCGCGGCGCAGGACAACGGCGGCCAGATCTGCCGGATCGCCACGCACTGCACCGAGGCCGACGTGTCCCGCCAGCACTTCACGCTGGCCCGCGAGCTCGGCCTGGAGACCGTCGGCTTCCTGATGATGAGCCACACCCAGCCGCCGGAGGTGCTCGCGCAGCAGGCCCGGATCATGGTCGACGCGGGCTGCCAGTGCGTCTACGTCGTCGACTCGGCCGGCGCGCTGGTCATGGAGCAGACCGCCGACCGGGTCGCCGCGCTGGTCGCCGAGATCGGCCATGAGGCCACCGTCGGCTTCCACGGCCACGAGAACCTCGGCCTCGGCGTCGCCAACACCGTCATCGCCGCGCGTGCCGGCGCGACCCAGATCGACGGCTCCGTGCGGCGCTTCGGCGCCGGCGCGGGCAACACGCCCCTCGAGGCGTTCGTCGGGGTCTGCGACAAGCTCGGCTGGCGGACCGGCATCGACTTCCTGACCATCGTCGACGCGTCGGAGGACGTGATCCGCCCGGCGATGCCGGAGGAGTGCCAGCTGGACCGGATGACGCTGATGATGGGCTACGCCGGCGTCTACAGCTCCTTCCTCAAGCACGCCGGCAACGCCGCCGACCGCTACGGCGTCAGCGGCGCCAAGATCCTGCTCGAGGCCGGACGACGCAAGCTGATCGGCGGCCAGGAGGACCAGCTCATCGACATCGCCCTGATGCTGAAGGCCGAGCAGGACAAGGCGGCCGCCAACGCCTGA